Proteins from a genomic interval of Stigmatopora nigra isolate UIUO_SnigA chromosome 19, RoL_Snig_1.1, whole genome shotgun sequence:
- the rars1 gene encoding arginine--tRNA ligase, cytoplasmic, which produces MDGACVTNYTTRLQKQECEIQNLSAELECLKNSHKSNPSSCRLDELREENSRLHYRLNILKRTLQEEAPCCGTAMLNINQRLQDIFRPAIQAACPELDSPPLSVTPNQQAKFGDYQCNSVMAMTQMFKAKGMKVNPREIAEKIIHNIPENKLIQKMEIAGPGFINIHLKKSFVSKLLSNLLVNGVQPPPLAYRKRVVVDFSSPNIAKEMHVGHLRSTIIGESMCRLFEFLGYDVLRLNHVGDWGTQFGMLIAHLQDKFPNYLIVSPPIGDLQAFYKESKKRFDEDEEFKKRAYQCVVRLQSRESDFLKAWNLICDVSRKEFQKVYDYLDVQIIERGESFYQDLMMGVVKEFEDKGLTELDEGRKIVFAPGQSIPLTIVKSDGGYTYDTSDLAALRQRIVDEKADIIIYVVDSGQGTHFQVVFAAARMIGWYDPQVTRVEHAGFGVVLGEDKKKFKTRSGDTVRLMDLLDEGLKRSMDKLKEKERDKVLTAEELTKAQRSVAFGCIKYADLSHNRINDYVFSFDKMLDDRGNTAAYLLYALTRIRSIARLANLDAAALKKAAETTDVLLDHEKEWKLGKCILRFPEILQKILDDLLLHTLCDYLYELATTFTEFYDNCYCVEKDRQTGEVVKVNMCRMLLCEATATIMAKGFDILGINAVQKM; this is translated from the exons GAATGCGAGATCCAGAATCTTTCTGCTGAGCTGGAATGTCTAAAAAACTCTCATAAATCAAATCCGTCTTCTTGTCGCCTTGATGAGCTACGAGAGGAGAACAGCAGGCTGCACTATCGCCTtaacatcctcaaaagg ACTCTGCAGGAGGAAGCCCCATGCTGCGGGACCGCCATGTTGAATATCAACCAGCGGCTGCAGGACATTTTTCGCCCTGCTATCCAGGCCGCCTGCCCTGAGCTTGACAGTCCGCCGCTCTCCGTGACGCCCAACCAGCAGGCAAAGTTTGGTGACTACCAGTGCAACAGTGTCATGGCCATGACGCAG ATGTTTAAAGCAAAAGGCATGAAAGTCAACCCGAGAGAAATCGCAGAGAAGATTATTCACAACATTCCGGAAAACAAACTCATCCAGAAGATGGAAATTGCAGGACCAG GCTTTATCAACATTCACCTGAAGAAATCGTTTGTGTCCAAGCTTTTGAGCAATCTTCTGGTCAATGGTGTGCAACCGCCTCCACTTGCTTATAGGAAAAGG GTTGTGGTGGACTTCTCATCCCCCAACATTGCCAAGGAGATGCATGTAGGCCACCTGCGCTCCACCATCATTGGGGAAAGCATGTGTCGACTCTTTGAGTTCCTAGGCTATGACGTGCTTAG GTTGAACCATGTCGGTGACTGGGGCACGCAATTTGGCATGCTGATCGCGCACCTGCAGGACAAGTTCCCAAACTACCTGATCGTGTCGCCCCCCATCGGAGACTTGCAGGCTTTCTACAAG GAATCAAAAAAACGTTTTGATGAGGACGAAGAGTTCAAGAAGCGGGCTTATCAGTGCGTGGTCCGACTACAGAGTAGAGAATCTGATTTTCTCAAAGCCTGGAATCTCATCTGTGATGTATCCAGGAAAG AGTTCCAGAAAGTTTATGACTACCTGGATGTGCAGATCATCGAGCGGGGGGAGTCATTCTACCAGGACTTGATGATGGGTGTAGTGAAGGAATTTGAGGATAAAg GCCTGACCGAGCTGGACGAAGGCCGCAAGATCGTTTTCGCCCCTGGGCAGTCCATCCCCCTTACCATCGTCAAATCAGACGGCGGCTACACGTACGACACGTCCGACTTGGCTGCCCTGCGCCAACGCATTGTTGATGAAAAAGCCGACATCATCATCTACGTTGTGGACAGTGGACAG gGTACCCACTTTCAGGTGGTGTTCGCAGCCGCCCGCATGATCGGATGGTATGACCCACAAGTGACCAGGGTGGAGCATGCTGGATTTGGAGTGGTGCTTGGTGAAGACAA GAAGAAGTTTAAGACTCGCTCTGGAGACACTGTGCGGCTGATGGACTTGCTAGATGAGGGGCTCAAGAGATCCATGGACAAACTTAAGGAGAAAGAACGAGACAAG GTTCTGACGGCAGAAGAGCTGACAAAAGCCCAACGCTCTGTGGCGTTCGGCTGCATCAAGTACGCCGATCTGTCGCATAACCGCATCAACGACTACGTCTTTTCCTTCGACAAAATGCTAGATGACCGCGGCAACACGGCGGCATACCTCCTCTATGCCCTCACCCGAATTCG GTCCATCGCCCGTCTGGCTAACTTAGACGCGGCAGCGCTGAAAAAAGCGGCCGAGACGACCGATGTGCTGTTGGATCACGAAAAGGAGTGGAAGCTGGGCAAGTGCATCCTGCGTTTCCCCGAGATCCTGCAGAAGATTCTGGATGACTTGCTGCTGCACACACTCTGCGACTACCTTTACGAGCTAGCCACCACCTTTACAGAGTTCTACGACAACTGCTACTGCGTAGAGAAGGACCGACAAACGG GTGAGGTGGTGAAGGTCAACATGTGCCGTATGTTGCTCTGTGAAGCTACGGCGACCATCATGGCAAAAGGCTTCGACATCCTGGGCATCAATGCGGTCCAGAAGATGTGA